A stretch of the Marivirga tractuosa DSM 4126 genome encodes the following:
- a CDS encoding multicopper oxidase family protein, producing the protein MKEPFRINRRKFLAKAGAGAAVTMIWPFFSSCDSQSSTTAKPKLSKDFQPDIDLELKAVQRDLSILPGSKTKVWVYEGKLIKGNKEALLPLQGSYLGPIIKVRKGQKVRIRFQNDLPEESIVHWHGMHVPERYDGHPQDVIDSGETYIYEYEVMNRAGTYWFHPHPHGRTGPQVYNGLAGLLLVTDEEEQQLNLPQGEFDLPVVIQDRTFDDNNQLVYLENGQMGRMTGFLGNRILINGRPEQRLNLKAGCKYRLRLLNGSNSRIYKLAWEDGSPVTVFGMDGSLLNAPKELSYLMLGPAKRADVWLDLTNKPEGTELTMKNTSFPLELMSGGMMGNGGMMEGAKSVLPQGSEYPVFTVLANASGSNDYTLPRQLAQPDYIDPSTAGNLNAPRQFTFAMGHMEWTINGRTWETTEVADEEIVKLGSIEVWELINGGGMMDNDDDGGGMMDGHGTMDNGGMMRGDDGMMSGGGMMGNMMQMPHPIHIHQVQFNILERNVTDVDPQLWDAVKDGFVDEGWHDTVLLMPGMSAKVIMQFKDFKGLFVYHCHNLEHEDMGMMRNFKIV; encoded by the coding sequence ATGAAAGAACCTTTCAGAATAAACAGAAGAAAATTCTTGGCAAAGGCTGGAGCAGGGGCTGCGGTAACCATGATATGGCCTTTCTTTTCTTCCTGTGACAGTCAATCTTCTACTACAGCAAAGCCTAAACTCAGCAAGGATTTTCAGCCTGATATAGATTTGGAACTGAAAGCGGTTCAGCGCGACTTATCTATTTTACCAGGCTCAAAAACAAAGGTGTGGGTGTATGAAGGAAAATTAATTAAGGGCAACAAAGAGGCACTCCTACCCTTGCAAGGGAGCTATCTGGGACCGATTATCAAAGTACGTAAAGGGCAGAAAGTCCGTATTCGCTTTCAAAATGACTTGCCGGAAGAGAGTATTGTCCACTGGCATGGCATGCATGTGCCGGAACGGTACGATGGCCACCCGCAAGATGTAATTGATAGTGGAGAAACATACATCTACGAATATGAAGTAATGAACCGGGCAGGCACCTATTGGTTTCATCCCCATCCACATGGACGCACCGGTCCACAGGTGTATAATGGTCTGGCAGGCCTTCTACTGGTCACCGATGAGGAAGAACAGCAACTCAACTTACCGCAAGGGGAGTTTGATCTTCCGGTCGTGATCCAAGACCGAACTTTTGATGATAATAATCAACTGGTCTATCTTGAAAATGGCCAGATGGGCCGCATGACTGGGTTTTTAGGAAACCGGATACTGATTAATGGCAGACCTGAACAAAGGTTAAACCTGAAAGCAGGTTGCAAATACAGGTTGAGGTTACTGAACGGGTCAAACTCAAGGATCTACAAACTGGCCTGGGAAGATGGAAGTCCAGTGACTGTTTTTGGCATGGACGGAAGCTTGTTAAATGCACCCAAAGAATTATCCTATCTCATGCTCGGCCCGGCAAAAAGGGCGGACGTTTGGCTGGACTTGACCAACAAACCCGAAGGCACTGAATTGACCATGAAAAACACATCTTTCCCTCTTGAGTTAATGTCTGGTGGAATGATGGGCAATGGAGGAATGATGGAAGGTGCTAAAAGTGTCCTGCCACAAGGTAGCGAATATCCTGTGTTTACCGTGCTTGCCAATGCTTCGGGGAGTAATGATTATACCTTACCGCGGCAATTAGCTCAGCCGGATTACATTGACCCCTCAACTGCTGGAAATCTAAACGCCCCGCGGCAATTTACCTTCGCGATGGGCCACATGGAATGGACGATTAACGGACGTACCTGGGAAACGACTGAAGTAGCTGATGAAGAAATCGTCAAGCTTGGAAGCATTGAAGTTTGGGAACTGATCAATGGCGGAGGTATGATGGACAATGATGACGATGGTGGCGGCATGATGGATGGTCACGGCACGATGGATAATGGGGGCATGATGAGAGGTGACGATGGTATGATGAGCGGGGGAGGAATGATGGGCAATATGATGCAGATGCCCCACCCGATCCATATTCACCAGGTGCAGTTCAATATTTTAGAAAGAAATGTCACTGATGTAGATCCCCAATTATGGGATGCCGTAAAAGATGGTTTTGTTGATGAAGGCTGGCACGATACCGTTTTGTTGATGCCGGGGATGAGTGCCAAAGTTATCATGCAGTTCAAAGATTTTAAAGGCTTGTTTGTATACCACTGCCACAATCTGGAGCATGAGGACATGGGAATGATGCGAAATTTTAAAATAGTGTAA
- a CDS encoding DUF302 domain-containing protein → MKYYHEKTLKGVSFEEAIQKVTDALKEEGFGILTEIDVKETLKKKLDEDFRPYKILGACNPPFAHKALLAEDKIGAMLPCNVIVQQVDDGVEVAAVDPLASMQAVDNKDLAVIAEEIQSKLESVIEGL, encoded by the coding sequence ATGAAATACTACCACGAAAAAACATTAAAAGGCGTAAGCTTTGAAGAAGCGATTCAAAAAGTAACGGATGCTCTGAAGGAAGAAGGGTTCGGTATCCTTACCGAGATCGATGTAAAAGAAACCCTGAAGAAAAAGCTGGATGAAGATTTTCGGCCTTACAAGATTCTGGGTGCCTGCAATCCGCCTTTTGCTCATAAAGCATTATTAGCCGAAGATAAGATTGGCGCGATGCTGCCCTGCAATGTAATTGTACAGCAAGTTGATGATGGCGTTGAGGTTGCGGCAGTAGATCCGCTGGCCTCCATGCAGGCAGTAGATAACAAAGACCTAGCCGTAATAGCCGAAGAAATTCAATCCAAATTGGAATCAGTTATTGAAGGTCTATAA
- a CDS encoding YHS domain-containing protein, which yields MKYFKQSNRMAVYLALMSLLLTQVSCSSSQHIALAAGQHMDPTCGIVVNEHTAISYSYQGTIYYFDTEECLSVFKKNPNKFIKDSRGNWNVNASHMGWWLPATGGIMVVGMTLAMILGLNH from the coding sequence ATGAAATACTTCAAACAATCCAATAGGATGGCAGTATATTTGGCTTTGATGTCATTATTGCTTACTCAGGTCTCTTGTAGCAGCAGTCAACATATAGCTCTTGCAGCAGGTCAACACATGGACCCAACGTGCGGAATAGTTGTTAACGAGCATACGGCTATTTCTTATTCTTACCAAGGGACTATCTACTATTTTGATACAGAAGAGTGTCTTTCGGTGTTTAAGAAAAATCCAAATAAATTTATCAAGGATTCACGTGGAAACTGGAATGTAAATGCTTCACATATGGGTTGGTGGCTTCCTGCGACAGGGGGTATAATGGTGGTTGGGATGACTCTGGCTATGATTCTTGGATTAAATCATTAA
- a CDS encoding DUF302 domain-containing protein: MCNAALAIDALSVENKVGIMLPCNIIIQETGEEGVLEVAVTDPLAALEIADNGKLKSLGKRAKDQLQKALNEVEHQNNKL, encoded by the coding sequence ATGTGCAATGCTGCATTAGCAATAGATGCACTGTCCGTAGAAAACAAAGTGGGTATCATGCTTCCCTGCAATATCATCATTCAGGAAACCGGAGAAGAGGGCGTGCTGGAAGTAGCTGTAACCGACCCGTTGGCCGCATTGGAGATAGCTGATAATGGAAAACTAAAATCACTCGGAAAGAGGGCTAAGGACCAATTGCAAAAAGCATTAAATGAAGTTGAACATCAAAACAATAAATTATGA
- a CDS encoding SHOCT domain-containing protein, which produces MMYGWIIGVILIVVLIVALGRGGIFQKNSGETADSHHDDSAMETLKNRYARGEIDKAEFEEKKAELKKTK; this is translated from the coding sequence ATGATGTACGGATGGATTATTGGGGTAATACTCATTGTAGTTTTAATTGTGGCGTTGGGCAGGGGCGGTATCTTCCAAAAGAACAGCGGAGAAACTGCTGACAGTCACCATGATGATTCAGCAATGGAGACACTCAAAAACCGCTATGCCAGAGGAGAAATTGACAAAGCGGAGTTTGAAGAAAAAAAAGCAGAACTGAAAAAGACCAAATAG
- a CDS encoding permease, whose protein sequence is MGFFWKSGWAFVLGYIISSMIQAFVPKKKLTQQMGKGNVKSISLSTLFGSISSSCSFAALAAARSLFQKGAHFISTVAFMFASTNLVIELGILIFIFLGWQFIVAEVIGGLILITISGLIIKLTSPKKWIKAAREKVEDESAEEEDFDWKERIKSKEGWFLVGKKFVMEWKMAWEDILIGFTIAGFVSVLVPQSFWEAIFLNGMQGELPDFVIRLENALVAPFVAAATFIGSMGNIPLATVLNENGILFAGLMGFIYSDLMVPPLVNMNRKYYGTRIALYIAGVMYVSIVITALILNYSFDLLGVLPEGSRKVKEVTQFKIDYTFYFNIVFAAFTALMLYFNFRTKKMETDGGHDHEHGGGGISFKRVVVYTFVLIVGIGLVIFLL, encoded by the coding sequence ATTGGGTTTTTCTGGAAATCAGGCTGGGCTTTTGTGTTAGGATATATAATAAGCTCAATGATTCAGGCCTTTGTTCCAAAGAAGAAATTGACTCAGCAAATGGGTAAAGGAAATGTTAAAAGTATTTCACTCTCTACTTTGTTTGGTTCCATTTCTTCTTCCTGCTCATTTGCTGCCTTAGCAGCAGCGAGGTCTCTTTTTCAAAAAGGAGCACATTTCATAAGTACGGTCGCATTTATGTTTGCTTCCACCAATCTAGTCATTGAGCTTGGTATCCTTATATTCATTTTCTTAGGGTGGCAGTTTATAGTAGCTGAAGTAATAGGAGGACTAATTTTGATAACTATTAGTGGACTTATCATCAAGCTTACGTCCCCTAAAAAATGGATTAAAGCTGCCAGAGAGAAAGTTGAGGATGAATCTGCCGAAGAGGAGGATTTTGATTGGAAGGAAAGGATTAAGTCGAAAGAGGGCTGGTTTTTAGTGGGAAAGAAATTTGTGATGGAATGGAAAATGGCCTGGGAGGATATTCTTATTGGCTTTACCATCGCGGGGTTCGTTTCTGTATTAGTCCCTCAGTCTTTTTGGGAAGCAATTTTTTTAAATGGTATGCAGGGGGAATTACCTGATTTTGTGATCCGGCTGGAAAACGCGCTGGTAGCCCCATTTGTAGCGGCAGCTACATTCATTGGATCCATGGGAAACATACCGCTGGCGACTGTGCTCAACGAGAACGGCATTCTGTTTGCCGGATTGATGGGCTTTATTTACTCTGACTTAATGGTGCCACCGCTGGTCAATATGAATAGAAAATATTATGGTACCCGCATAGCCCTTTACATTGCAGGGGTGATGTACGTCAGCATTGTCATTACGGCATTGATCCTCAATTATAGCTTTGATCTATTAGGCGTATTACCCGAAGGCAGCCGGAAAGTAAAAGAAGTGACACAATTCAAGATTGATTACACTTTCTATTTTAACATCGTGTTTGCTGCATTTACTGCACTCATGCTATACTTCAATTTCAGGACAAAAAAGATGGAAACCGATGGAGGCCATGATCATGAACACGGAGGTGGCGGTATTTCTTTCAAAAGAGTCGTTGTATATACTTTCGTACTGATTGTGGGCATTGGCTTGGTAATATTCCTTTTATAA
- a CDS encoding APC family permease, with protein MGKYKKNSLSLTGAISLGTGVMIGAAIFALLGQVAELSGSLFPIAFLVGAIIAGFSAYAYIKMSNAYPSAGGIAMYLKKAYGKGITTAVAALLMAFAMVINQSLVARTFGSYTMQLFDGNQNDFWIPLLGVILLVITFLINLAGNKVIDRVSFFMAIIKVGGIAIFAIGGLWAAGFSFGEAIPSEISGDYSVGSYLGALALAILAYAGFTTITNSGEEIVEPHKNVGRAIWISLIICTIVYLLVAFAVSVNLSVPKIIEAKDYSLAEAARPAFGKYGLWFTVGIAIIATVSSVLANVFAISRMTTMLTEMKLIPHKHFGMPGNLQQHMLTYTIVIAIALTIFFDLSRIASLGAIFYLIMDIIIQWGVFKHLRKEIKANGAILLATIVLDVVVLAAFIWMKAQSDMLLIIVSAVLLTLIIAGEKWFLKMRKFKVESSNN; from the coding sequence GTGGGAAAATATAAGAAGAACAGCCTATCACTCACAGGAGCTATCTCTTTAGGTACCGGGGTGATGATTGGAGCAGCTATTTTTGCCTTGCTGGGACAAGTGGCTGAATTATCCGGTTCATTGTTTCCGATAGCTTTTCTGGTCGGAGCAATCATAGCAGGGTTTAGTGCATATGCCTATATAAAGATGTCAAATGCTTATCCTTCAGCCGGGGGTATAGCCATGTACTTAAAGAAGGCTTATGGTAAAGGTATTACCACGGCTGTAGCTGCGCTATTGATGGCTTTCGCCATGGTCATTAACCAGAGCTTGGTAGCACGTACATTCGGGTCTTATACCATGCAGTTATTTGATGGGAATCAGAACGATTTTTGGATACCCTTGCTGGGTGTGATTTTATTGGTCATCACTTTTTTGATCAATCTTGCTGGCAATAAGGTCATCGACAGAGTTTCCTTCTTCATGGCAATCATCAAGGTTGGCGGTATAGCCATTTTTGCGATTGGTGGACTTTGGGCGGCTGGTTTTTCATTTGGAGAAGCTATTCCTTCAGAAATCTCAGGTGACTATTCCGTAGGGAGTTACTTAGGTGCCCTCGCGCTTGCTATCCTGGCTTACGCAGGATTTACCACCATCACCAATAGCGGTGAAGAAATTGTTGAGCCTCACAAGAATGTAGGAAGGGCGATATGGATATCACTGATTATCTGTACCATTGTCTATTTGCTGGTCGCATTTGCGGTATCAGTCAATCTTTCCGTTCCCAAGATTATAGAGGCAAAAGACTACTCCCTGGCTGAAGCGGCCAGGCCGGCTTTCGGAAAATATGGCCTATGGTTCACTGTTGGAATCGCCATCATTGCTACCGTATCCAGTGTTTTGGCCAACGTGTTCGCTATTTCCAGAATGACTACGATGCTTACCGAAATGAAGCTGATACCTCATAAGCATTTTGGTATGCCGGGTAACCTGCAACAGCATATGTTGACTTATACCATAGTCATCGCCATTGCACTAACCATATTTTTTGATCTCAGCAGGATTGCATCTTTAGGAGCAATTTTTTACCTTATTATGGATATTATTATACAATGGGGTGTCTTTAAACATTTACGGAAAGAAATAAAGGCTAATGGAGCCATACTTTTAGCTACTATTGTGCTTGACGTAGTTGTTTTGGCAGCCTTCATTTGGATGAAAGCACAGAGTGACATGCTACTGATTATAGTATCGGCAGTTTTGCTAACCCTGATTATCGCAGGTGAAAAGTGGTTTTTGAAAATGAGGAAATTTAAGGTGGAATCAAGTAATAACTAA
- a CDS encoding rhodanese-like domain-containing protein: MEISIAATKTCPHRPILENELKHARLPFKVIYFDEHPELLEKYQLKHSPLLIVDEQVESIGMPGMEKIEELKTRNVDLSQIRIPKRDNNHMIPNRVKAEPGLVEVDTTWGSIQPMQVAHGVLTVEELKVHYHQKMNLPIIDARKPDTNDAISIAGSKNIPFDEVVKRIDEIDKNHPSIFFCNGPQCPQSSTAIKNLLKAGYPADKILYYRGGMHDWITLGLPVEEISV; the protein is encoded by the coding sequence ATGGAAATTTCAATAGCTGCAACCAAGACGTGTCCACACCGGCCAATTCTTGAAAATGAGCTTAAGCATGCACGGCTGCCATTCAAAGTAATTTACTTTGATGAGCATCCAGAACTGCTTGAAAAATATCAATTAAAACATTCCCCATTGTTGATAGTAGATGAGCAAGTAGAATCTATAGGCATGCCAGGAATGGAAAAAATAGAAGAGTTAAAAACAAGAAATGTGGACCTATCGCAAATAAGAATCCCTAAAAGGGATAATAACCACATGATCCCCAACCGTGTAAAAGCTGAGCCGGGTTTAGTAGAGGTTGATACTACGTGGGGAAGTATCCAGCCAATGCAGGTTGCACATGGTGTCCTTACAGTTGAAGAATTGAAAGTACATTATCACCAAAAAATGAATCTGCCTATTATTGATGCGCGAAAACCAGATACAAATGACGCAATAAGCATTGCTGGTTCAAAGAATATTCCTTTCGATGAAGTGGTAAAAAGAATAGATGAAATAGATAAAAATCATCCCAGTATATTTTTTTGTAATGGCCCGCAATGCCCTCAATCTTCAACAGCTATAAAGAACCTTTTGAAGGCAGGCTATCCAGCTGATAAAATTTTATATTATAGAGGAGGGATGCATGACTGGATTACATTAGGTTTACCAGTAGAGGAAATCTCTGTATAA